From a single Ruegeria sp. HKCCD4315 genomic region:
- a CDS encoding FIST N-terminal domain-containing protein, which translates to MDQAFGWAEAPARAPGIVKTAFVQYHSAQAIKTLERNLGDGPFALVILFVSSNADASAVISEAEEVFAPTPVVGCTTAGELADDGYSEGKIVAIAMPKSHFETRTVLVPDLDDFDAENIINKMINNRHSMMESSPDWPHEFTFLMIDGLSTKEDALTSELAVGLGPVPLFGGSAGDGTRFGQTYVLHKGRARSNAAILTQVRTRCPIRVFKTDHLVPAQRRMVVTKADPGKRIVQEINAEPAAREYARILGKDPEQLTTFTFAAHPVVVQIGGQHHVRAIQQVAGNGDLVFFSAIDEGLVLTLAEPRDMVEHLEEEIGALSERQQPDTILGCDCILRRLEAQEKQKTRDISDILARNHVFGFSTYGEQYNSIHVNQTLTGVAIYPPEKE; encoded by the coding sequence ATGGACCAAGCTTTCGGGTGGGCAGAGGCCCCGGCCCGTGCGCCAGGCATCGTCAAAACGGCTTTCGTCCAATACCACAGCGCTCAGGCAATCAAAACGCTTGAACGTAACCTGGGTGACGGGCCTTTTGCGCTTGTCATTCTTTTCGTGAGCTCAAATGCGGATGCGTCTGCCGTCATATCAGAGGCTGAGGAGGTTTTTGCTCCAACACCCGTCGTGGGTTGCACCACCGCCGGAGAGCTAGCCGATGATGGCTATAGTGAAGGCAAGATCGTCGCAATTGCCATGCCAAAGAGCCACTTTGAAACCCGCACCGTCCTGGTTCCCGACCTGGACGATTTCGATGCAGAGAACATCATCAACAAGATGATCAACAACCGTCATTCCATGATGGAGTCCTCGCCCGACTGGCCACATGAGTTCACATTCCTGATGATTGATGGATTATCGACCAAAGAGGATGCGCTGACTTCTGAGCTTGCCGTTGGTTTAGGGCCTGTCCCACTGTTTGGTGGTTCGGCCGGTGATGGCACGCGGTTTGGGCAAACTTATGTGCTGCACAAGGGCCGCGCGCGAAGCAATGCTGCCATTCTGACCCAGGTCCGTACGCGCTGTCCGATCAGGGTGTTCAAAACCGATCACCTTGTACCAGCCCAGCGGCGTATGGTGGTGACCAAGGCTGATCCGGGCAAGCGGATTGTGCAAGAGATCAACGCCGAGCCGGCCGCCCGCGAATATGCACGCATACTGGGCAAAGACCCAGAGCAACTGACAACCTTTACATTTGCCGCCCATCCTGTGGTCGTCCAAATCGGTGGGCAGCACCATGTGCGCGCGATTCAGCAAGTGGCGGGTAATGGGGATTTGGTGTTTTTCTCGGCCATCGATGAAGGTCTCGTTCTGACACTGGCAGAGCCACGGGACATGGTTGAACATCTGGAGGAGGAAATCGGGGCGCTGTCTGAAAGGCAACAACCCGACACGATTCTGGGCTGCGACTGTATCCTGCGCCGATTGGAGGCGCAGGAAAAACAGAAAACGCGGGACATCTCGGATATTCTGGCGCGCAATCATGTGTTTGGGTTCTCGACCTACGGTGAACAATACAATTCGATCCACGTGAACCAGACCCTTACAGGTGTTGCGATCTATCCGCCCGAGAAAGAGTAA
- a CDS encoding CoxG family protein yields MELSDSRVIAAPRSKVWDALLSADVLKECVPGCQEMTGSVEEGFEATVVQKVGPVKATFKGAVTLSDLVALESVKLSGEGKGGAAGFAKGSAEVNLADAPEGTLLTYNVDARVGGKLAQLGGRVIDGVARKLADQFFENFQNAVEPQPEPEAETSDGGEEKEEKKGWFKRVLGD; encoded by the coding sequence ATGGAACTCAGTGACAGTCGCGTCATAGCCGCGCCACGATCCAAGGTCTGGGATGCGCTCTTGTCGGCAGACGTTCTGAAGGAATGTGTGCCGGGGTGTCAGGAAATGACTGGCTCGGTAGAAGAAGGTTTCGAAGCGACAGTCGTGCAGAAGGTGGGGCCTGTCAAAGCGACCTTCAAAGGGGCCGTTACCCTTTCTGATCTCGTGGCGCTTGAAAGCGTGAAGCTCTCGGGTGAAGGTAAGGGCGGAGCAGCAGGGTTCGCCAAAGGGTCTGCAGAGGTCAATCTGGCAGACGCCCCCGAAGGTACTTTGCTGACATACAACGTCGACGCGCGTGTTGGCGGAAAGCTGGCCCAGTTGGGAGGACGGGTCATCGACGGCGTTGCCAGAAAACTGGCTGATCAGTTTTTTGAGAACTTTCAGAACGCTGTCGAACCTCAACCAGAGCCCGAGGCGGAAACTTCGGATGGCGGTGAGGAAAAGGAAGAAAAGAAAGGCTGGTTCAAACGCGTATTGGGCGATTGA
- a CDS encoding response regulator transcription factor: protein MLADSARRADFKNVLIVDDHPLFCDALSMTLQTVAQIGDIHTADRLEGAMELLAQGLKPDAVMLDLNLPDVDGLDGLVRLKAAASVPVIVVSSLTDSRVVSQVIQAGASGYVPKHSQRDVFRTAIETVQSGNIFVPEGCVLIEAEDDDEHSDAVNRLATLTNQQSRILQLICEGKLNKQIAYDLSIAETTVKAHVTAIMRKLGVQSRTQAVLISKKASFASVLQEQG from the coding sequence ATGCTTGCCGATTCCGCCCGCCGGGCAGATTTCAAGAACGTACTGATTGTTGATGACCATCCCCTGTTCTGCGACGCGCTTTCGATGACGTTGCAAACTGTTGCGCAGATCGGCGACATCCACACAGCAGACAGGCTGGAAGGGGCCATGGAGCTATTGGCGCAAGGGTTGAAGCCGGATGCCGTCATGCTGGACCTTAACCTGCCGGACGTGGATGGGCTGGACGGGCTGGTCCGCCTGAAAGCGGCCGCGAGTGTTCCGGTTATTGTCGTATCTTCGCTGACGGACAGCCGCGTCGTCAGTCAGGTGATACAGGCCGGGGCATCAGGCTATGTGCCCAAGCACAGTCAACGCGATGTGTTTCGTACCGCAATCGAGACGGTGCAATCCGGCAATATCTTTGTACCTGAAGGTTGCGTGCTGATCGAAGCGGAAGACGACGATGAACACAGCGATGCGGTCAACCGTTTGGCAACGCTGACAAATCAGCAATCGCGTATTCTGCAATTGATCTGCGAAGGTAAGCTGAACAAACAAATCGCCTATGATCTTTCAATTGCTGAGACCACAGTAAAGGCGCATGTGACTGCAATTATGCGGAAACTGGGTGTGCAAAGCCGCACGCAAGCGGTTTTGATTTCCAAGAAAGCGTCTTTTGCCAGTGTCTTGCAAGAGCAGGGCTAA
- a CDS encoding xanthine dehydrogenase family protein molybdopterin-binding subunit, with protein MPKDSGIGASSKRREDVRFLTGAGNYTDDINVHGQAYVHFLRSDIAHGRIKSIDTSAAAAMPGVVKVFTGKDFEGVGGMPCGWEVTDKHGAPMQEPPHPILAQGKVRHVGDPIAAVVADSLEQARDAAEAIDLDIEELPAVIDMKAAAQDGATLVHDDLKNNICYDWQLGETDDAKVDEVFANAAHVTTLDLVNNRLVANPMEPRVAVGEYKRGTDEYTLYTTSQNPHVIRLLMCAFVLGLPEHKVRVVAPDVGGGFGTKIFHYAEEAFCTFAAKACGRPVKWTSSRSEAFMSDAHGRDHVSTIELALDADNNFIGLRTNTFANLGAYLSTFSSSVPTWLHGTLMAGNYKTPVIQVNVKAMFTNTVPVDAYRGAGRPEATFQLERVVDKAARELGVDPIALRRQNFVTQFPYDTPVALTYDTGDYNGTMDKLEAAADLAGFAARRSQSEANGKLRGLGINCYIEACGIAPSNIVGMLGARAGLYDAATVRVNATGSISVMVGAHSHGQGHETAFPQVVADMIGIDESMVEIVHGDTSKIPFGMGTYGSRSLAVCGSAMVKATEKVIEKAKKIAAHLLEASEADIELKNGQFSVAGTDKSVAWGDVTLTAYVPHNFPLEVEPGLEETAFYDPANFTFPAGAYACEVEVDPETGQVSIEKFTAADDFGNIINPMIVDGQVHGGIGQGIGQALLENCAYDENGQLLSASYMDYAMPRADDVPFYGVDHSSQTPCTHNPLGVKGCGEAGAIGSPPAVVNAVLDALNSGGKAVDHIDMPMSPSRVWSAMNS; from the coding sequence ATGCCCAAAGACAGTGGCATCGGAGCCAGTTCCAAGCGGCGTGAGGACGTACGCTTTCTGACCGGAGCAGGTAACTATACCGACGATATCAACGTACATGGTCAGGCCTATGTACATTTTCTGCGGTCCGACATTGCGCATGGTCGGATCAAATCAATAGACACCTCTGCCGCCGCAGCCATGCCCGGTGTGGTAAAGGTATTCACCGGCAAGGATTTCGAAGGCGTGGGCGGGATGCCCTGCGGCTGGGAGGTGACCGACAAGCACGGCGCACCCATGCAAGAGCCTCCGCACCCCATTCTGGCACAAGGCAAAGTGCGCCATGTGGGCGATCCGATTGCCGCAGTTGTGGCCGACAGCCTTGAACAGGCGCGTGACGCTGCCGAAGCTATCGATCTGGACATCGAAGAACTGCCCGCTGTGATCGACATGAAGGCTGCAGCGCAGGATGGCGCAACGCTGGTTCATGACGATCTGAAGAACAACATCTGTTACGATTGGCAGTTGGGTGAAACTGACGACGCCAAGGTCGATGAAGTCTTTGCCAATGCCGCGCATGTGACAACGCTGGATCTGGTCAACAACCGTCTGGTCGCGAACCCGATGGAACCGCGCGTCGCCGTTGGTGAATACAAGCGTGGAACGGACGAATATACGCTCTATACCACGTCGCAAAACCCGCATGTGATCCGCTTGTTGATGTGCGCTTTTGTTCTGGGCCTGCCCGAGCATAAGGTGCGCGTTGTAGCCCCTGATGTAGGCGGTGGTTTTGGCACGAAGATCTTTCATTATGCGGAAGAAGCGTTTTGCACCTTTGCTGCCAAGGCCTGTGGTCGTCCGGTCAAATGGACCTCCAGCCGGTCCGAAGCGTTCATGTCAGATGCCCATGGCCGTGACCATGTCAGCACTATCGAACTGGCGCTGGATGCAGATAACAATTTCATCGGTCTGCGAACCAACACCTTTGCCAATTTGGGTGCGTATCTGTCGACCTTCTCAAGCTCGGTTCCAACCTGGCTGCATGGGACACTGATGGCGGGCAACTACAAGACGCCGGTCATTCAGGTGAATGTGAAAGCAATGTTCACCAACACAGTGCCCGTGGATGCCTATCGTGGTGCAGGTCGCCCCGAAGCGACGTTCCAGTTGGAGCGCGTAGTGGATAAGGCGGCGCGCGAGTTGGGCGTCGACCCGATAGCGCTGCGTCGTCAGAACTTTGTCACTCAGTTCCCCTATGACACACCAGTAGCGCTGACCTATGACACCGGGGACTATAACGGGACGATGGACAAGCTTGAGGCCGCTGCAGATCTGGCAGGCTTTGCCGCGCGTCGCTCGCAAAGCGAAGCCAACGGCAAACTGCGGGGCTTGGGCATCAACTGCTACATCGAAGCGTGTGGCATTGCGCCATCCAACATTGTTGGGATGCTCGGGGCCCGTGCGGGTCTTTATGATGCAGCCACTGTTCGCGTGAACGCCACCGGTTCAATCAGCGTCATGGTAGGGGCACACAGCCACGGACAAGGGCACGAGACCGCCTTCCCGCAGGTTGTGGCCGACATGATCGGCATCGATGAATCGATGGTCGAAATCGTACATGGCGATACGTCGAAGATTCCGTTTGGCATGGGCACATACGGCTCACGATCGTTGGCTGTCTGCGGCTCGGCTATGGTCAAGGCAACTGAGAAGGTGATCGAAAAAGCCAAAAAGATCGCCGCACACCTGTTGGAAGCGTCCGAGGCCGATATCGAGCTGAAAAACGGTCAATTCAGTGTGGCAGGCACCGACAAGTCAGTGGCCTGGGGTGACGTGACCCTGACAGCGTACGTCCCGCATAACTTCCCGCTGGAAGTCGAACCAGGACTAGAAGAAACTGCCTTCTATGATCCGGCCAATTTCACCTTCCCGGCTGGTGCTTATGCCTGTGAGGTTGAGGTCGATCCGGAAACCGGTCAGGTCAGCATCGAAAAGTTCACGGCAGCCGATGATTTCGGCAACATCATCAACCCGATGATTGTTGACGGTCAGGTACATGGAGGCATCGGCCAGGGTATCGGTCAGGCCCTGCTTGAGAATTGCGCCTATGATGAGAACGGCCAACTGCTCAGTGCGTCCTATATGGATTATGCGATGCCACGCGCGGATGATGTACCGTTTTATGGTGTCGACCATTCCAGCCAAACGCCCTGCACGCACAATCCACTTGGGGTGAAGGGTTGCGGTGAAGCTGGTGCAATTGGCTCGCCACCTGCGGTGGTCAATGCGGTACTGGATGCGTTGAACTCGGGCGGCAAGGCGGTGGATCACATCGATATGCCAATGAGCCCGTCTCGCGTCTGGTCGGCGATGAACAGCTGA
- a CDS encoding Tex family protein: MDRIAHTIATEINARSEQVGAAIKLLDDGSTVPFVARYRKEATGGLDDTQLRLLSDRLTYLRELEARRETILNSIRDQGKLTEDLSKSIARAETKAQLEDIYLPYKPKRRTKAMIARENGLEPLADAILADRNAEPEMLAEAYLSEAVPTQRDALNGARDILTERLTENAVLLGELRAFMQREAMLSAKVIDGKEKEGAKFSDYFDHSELWADVPSHRALAMLRASKEGIVTLDIAPEPEFGAARAETIVAAHLQTRGKGPGDAWLRKVAGWTWRVKLSLSMMVELMGDLRGRAQDEAIQVFSRNLKDLLFAAPAGAKATLGLDPGIRTGVKAAVVDATGKVVATDTLYPFQPKNDLRGAQAAILNLISTHQIELIAIGNGTASRETERLVADTLSLLPKTVNAPTKVVVSEAGASVYSASELAAREFPDLDVSLRGAVSIARRLQDPLAELVKIEPKSIGVGQYQHDVDQHRLSQSLDSAIEDVVNAVGVDLNTASAPLLSRVSGLGASQAEAIVTHRDLNGPFQSRKDLLSVARLGPRAFEQCAGFLRIRDGAEPLDASSVHPEAYDVARRVVAACGRDIRRIMGHDGALKGLRAEQFVTEEFGLPTVRDIFAELEKPGRDPRPSFVTASFADGVEEITDLKPGMVLEGTVTNVAAFGAFVDVGVHQDGLVHVSQLADRFVKDPHEVVKTGQVVKVRVVEVDVPRKRIGLTMRKQGGGGKRRA, from the coding sequence TTGGACCGTATCGCCCACACAATTGCTACCGAGATCAACGCCCGTTCCGAACAGGTCGGGGCCGCGATTAAACTGCTGGACGATGGCTCTACCGTGCCGTTTGTCGCCCGTTACCGGAAAGAAGCCACCGGCGGGTTGGACGATACGCAATTGCGCTTACTTTCTGATCGGCTGACCTATCTGCGCGAACTTGAGGCGCGACGCGAAACCATCCTGAACTCGATCCGAGATCAGGGGAAGCTGACCGAGGATCTGAGCAAATCCATCGCGCGGGCCGAGACCAAAGCGCAATTGGAAGACATCTACCTGCCGTACAAACCCAAGCGGCGCACCAAGGCGATGATTGCGCGCGAAAACGGGCTGGAGCCTTTGGCGGATGCTATTCTGGCCGACCGCAATGCAGAGCCCGAGATGCTTGCCGAGGCATATCTTTCCGAGGCCGTGCCGACCCAGCGCGACGCGTTGAACGGAGCTCGGGATATTCTGACCGAGCGATTGACGGAAAACGCTGTCCTGTTGGGGGAACTGCGGGCCTTCATGCAGCGCGAAGCCATGCTGAGTGCCAAGGTTATCGACGGCAAGGAAAAGGAAGGTGCAAAATTCAGCGATTACTTCGACCATTCCGAGCTTTGGGCCGATGTACCGTCGCATCGGGCGTTGGCGATGCTGCGCGCGTCAAAAGAAGGGATTGTCACGTTGGACATCGCTCCTGAACCGGAATTCGGCGCGGCGCGTGCCGAAACAATTGTCGCCGCACATCTGCAGACGCGCGGCAAGGGGCCGGGGGATGCATGGCTGCGCAAGGTCGCCGGTTGGACATGGCGGGTCAAGCTTTCGCTATCCATGATGGTCGAGCTTATGGGGGATCTGCGCGGTCGTGCGCAGGACGAGGCTATTCAGGTCTTTTCGCGCAATCTCAAGGATTTACTCTTTGCCGCTCCGGCGGGGGCCAAGGCGACTTTGGGCCTTGATCCGGGTATTCGTACGGGTGTGAAGGCAGCCGTTGTTGATGCAACCGGGAAAGTGGTGGCCACCGATACGCTTTATCCGTTTCAGCCAAAGAATGATCTGCGAGGGGCGCAGGCGGCCATTCTCAACCTGATCTCGACCCACCAGATCGAACTGATCGCCATCGGGAACGGAACCGCCAGCCGCGAGACCGAGCGACTGGTCGCAGACACACTTTCGCTGCTGCCGAAGACGGTGAATGCGCCGACAAAGGTGGTGGTGTCCGAGGCCGGGGCTTCGGTCTATTCCGCTTCGGAACTGGCTGCGCGCGAGTTTCCGGATCTGGATGTTTCGCTGCGCGGGGCAGTGTCCATTGCGCGGCGGTTGCAGGACCCATTGGCGGAGCTGGTCAAAATCGAGCCCAAATCCATCGGCGTTGGGCAATATCAGCATGACGTAGATCAACACCGGCTTTCCCAGTCACTGGATTCCGCGATTGAAGATGTGGTGAACGCGGTTGGGGTCGATCTGAATACCGCCTCTGCCCCTTTGTTGTCGCGTGTTTCTGGTCTTGGCGCCTCTCAGGCCGAAGCCATCGTCACCCATCGTGATCTGAATGGACCATTTCAATCTCGCAAGGATCTGTTGTCCGTTGCACGGCTGGGCCCGCGTGCATTTGAACAATGCGCCGGATTCCTGCGTATCCGGGACGGTGCGGAACCGCTGGATGCGTCCTCGGTTCATCCCGAGGCATATGACGTCGCCCGACGCGTTGTCGCGGCTTGTGGGCGCGATATCCGACGCATCATGGGTCACGATGGCGCTTTGAAGGGGTTGCGGGCCGAGCAGTTCGTGACTGAAGAATTCGGTCTGCCGACAGTTCGGGATATCTTTGCCGAGCTGGAAAAACCCGGGCGCGATCCCCGCCCAAGTTTCGTCACCGCCTCCTTTGCCGATGGCGTCGAAGAGATCACTGACCTGAAGCCCGGAATGGTATTGGAAGGCACCGTGACAAACGTGGCCGCGTTTGGCGCTTTTGTGGATGTGGGTGTACATCAGGACGGGCTGGTTCATGTCAGCCAGTTGGCGGACCGCTTTGTCAAAGACCCGCATGAGGTCGTTAAAACCGGGCAGGTTGTAAAGGTCCGGGTTGTTGAGGTGGATGTGCCCAGAAAACGGATCGGTTTGACGATGCGAAAACAGGGTGGCGGTGGAAAGAGGCGCGCCTGA
- a CDS encoding PAS-domain containing protein yields the protein MIEHLTDPTDSLERQNEKLRKIVEALMRRVEESTDASGAAYAQFQRAAVLEQEVRARTDDLERALELLNDSNARLAQANKETEAARADLANAIETVQEGFALFNRDEQLVLCNSRFGSHMPDIQKWLNPGLGFADYVQLLSQSKFLSLPEGVTPDDWGQARLDRHSEDHVVFNVRLVGNRWVQVSEHRTPDGGTVILQTDVTDIMRIERQERDRILDDKARLIRATLEHIEQGVCIFDNKHRLIGWNNRASELLAIPMTQFQMGTRFDTLSQRLSANISFQKGINEQDLLNWVRRRTSRRPLQFQMHRGRSKILSVFAQEMPDRGFVISFTDVTAERKSAEALYEAKELLEQRVASRTMELADALNEAERANASKSRFVAAASHDLLQPLSAAKLYVASLGSGLNQVDAQTVAAKAESALNSVEHILEALLDISKLDSGRARVHLSPVSLGQMFSQIEDAFRPIAQAKGLDLRFVDTSAVVTSDASYLRRILQNLLSNAIRYTETGKVLVGVRRRKKTVSLEVWDTGIGIAPDHRDTVFQEFRRLHSDASAAEGMGLGLAIVERACGLLHHPINLRSEVGKGTGFSVEIPLAKTKPAGARVPSARQTPNPSLPCNTVTLLIENDENLRSALRMTIEAWGVEVLEAESGEGAVQLLHEIGILPDVIVADYQLNNDETGIDAVNALVRAFGPLPGCIISANRSPDIVDYCARADLPLLYKPIDAQLLKATLEASVLRRE from the coding sequence ATGATCGAGCATCTTACGGATCCCACGGACTCCTTGGAGCGTCAGAATGAGAAGCTCCGCAAAATCGTCGAGGCGTTGATGCGGCGCGTTGAAGAGTCCACCGATGCATCTGGGGCCGCTTATGCGCAGTTCCAACGTGCGGCAGTTCTGGAACAAGAGGTCCGCGCCCGAACGGATGATCTTGAGCGTGCGCTTGAGCTGTTGAACGACTCCAACGCGAGGTTGGCACAAGCCAACAAGGAAACCGAAGCCGCGCGGGCCGACCTCGCCAATGCAATCGAAACGGTGCAGGAAGGGTTTGCCCTGTTCAATCGGGATGAGCAACTGGTGCTTTGCAATAGCCGTTTCGGGTCGCACATGCCTGACATTCAAAAATGGCTGAACCCGGGGCTCGGTTTTGCTGACTATGTCCAGCTGTTAAGCCAGTCCAAATTCTTGTCATTGCCGGAAGGGGTAACCCCAGATGATTGGGGTCAAGCCCGTCTGGACCGGCACAGCGAAGATCATGTGGTCTTCAACGTCCGGCTGGTTGGCAATCGCTGGGTGCAGGTGTCCGAACACCGCACCCCGGATGGTGGAACTGTGATCCTGCAAACCGATGTGACCGACATTATGCGCATCGAACGGCAGGAGAGGGATCGGATTCTGGATGACAAGGCCCGGCTAATCCGGGCAACCTTGGAACACATCGAACAGGGCGTTTGTATTTTTGACAACAAACACCGCCTGATCGGTTGGAACAATCGTGCGAGCGAGTTGCTGGCCATTCCAATGACCCAGTTTCAGATGGGAACACGTTTTGACACGCTGTCTCAACGCCTTAGCGCGAATATTTCCTTTCAAAAGGGAATAAATGAACAGGATTTGCTGAATTGGGTTCGCCGAAGAACCTCACGACGCCCGTTGCAGTTTCAAATGCATCGGGGTCGTTCCAAAATCCTGTCTGTTTTTGCTCAGGAAATGCCGGATCGAGGGTTCGTGATCTCATTCACCGACGTGACGGCGGAACGAAAATCAGCCGAGGCGCTTTATGAGGCAAAGGAACTGCTGGAACAGCGCGTGGCTTCGCGCACGATGGAGCTGGCGGATGCACTAAACGAGGCCGAACGAGCAAACGCATCAAAGTCGCGATTTGTGGCCGCCGCCAGCCACGATTTGCTGCAACCTTTGTCGGCTGCAAAACTTTACGTCGCTTCACTGGGCAGTGGATTGAACCAAGTGGATGCTCAGACGGTTGCCGCAAAAGCAGAGAGCGCCTTGAACAGCGTGGAACACATTCTTGAGGCTTTGCTGGACATCTCGAAACTGGACTCGGGACGGGCCCGTGTACATTTGTCGCCGGTTTCACTAGGGCAGATGTTTTCTCAAATCGAGGATGCATTTCGCCCGATTGCGCAGGCCAAAGGTTTGGATTTGCGCTTTGTGGACACAAGCGCCGTTGTGACCAGCGATGCCAGCTATCTGCGACGCATCCTGCAAAACCTGTTGTCGAATGCGATCCGTTATACTGAAACGGGAAAGGTTCTGGTCGGTGTCAGGCGGCGCAAGAAAACTGTGTCTCTTGAAGTTTGGGATACCGGTATTGGGATCGCGCCTGATCACAGAGACACCGTTTTTCAGGAGTTCCGGCGTTTACACTCAGATGCCAGCGCAGCGGAAGGTATGGGTTTGGGTCTTGCGATCGTCGAACGGGCCTGCGGTCTGTTGCACCACCCGATCAACTTGCGGTCAGAGGTTGGGAAAGGCACCGGTTTTTCGGTTGAAATCCCTCTGGCAAAGACAAAACCGGCAGGGGCCCGCGTTCCATCTGCACGTCAAACACCAAATCCCAGTTTGCCGTGCAACACAGTCACCTTGCTGATTGAAAACGACGAGAACTTGCGCAGTGCCTTGCGCATGACCATTGAGGCCTGGGGCGTTGAGGTTCTGGAAGCCGAAAGTGGCGAGGGTGCAGTCCAACTATTGCACGAAATAGGTATTCTGCCCGATGTCATTGTTGCCGACTATCAGTTGAACAACGATGAAACCGGAATCGATGCTGTAAACGCTTTGGTCCGTGCGTTTGGCCCGCTACCGGGGTGCATCATCTCGGCCAACAGGTCCCCGGATATTGTCGATTACTGCGCACGGGCTGACCTTCCATTGCTTTACAAACCCATTGACGCGCAATTGCTGAAGGCGACTTTGGAAGCTTCGGTTTTGCGACGCGAGTAA
- a CDS encoding (2Fe-2S)-binding protein: protein MKISMTVNGKAVSGDVEGRTLLSGFLREHLSLTGTHVGCDTAQCGACVVHVNGEAVKSCNMLAAEADGADVGTIEGQANADGSLNVIQQAFQDHHGLQCGFCTPGMVMSAAALLKDNPRPTEAEIRKYLEGNLCRCTGYHNIVKAIMAASGQDVSSIAAE from the coding sequence ATGAAGATTTCAATGACCGTGAACGGCAAAGCCGTAAGCGGAGACGTCGAAGGGCGGACTTTGCTGTCCGGTTTTCTGCGCGAGCATCTGTCTTTGACAGGCACCCACGTGGGTTGCGACACCGCGCAATGCGGTGCCTGCGTGGTGCATGTGAACGGCGAGGCTGTGAAGTCTTGCAACATGCTTGCGGCTGAAGCCGACGGAGCCGACGTAGGAACGATCGAAGGTCAGGCCAATGCGGATGGGTCGTTGAACGTGATCCAGCAGGCGTTTCAGGACCATCATGGACTTCAATGCGGGTTCTGCACTCCGGGGATGGTAATGAGCGCGGCCGCGCTGTTGAAGGACAACCCGCGTCCCACCGAGGCTGAAATCCGGAAATATCTGGAAGGCAACCTGTGCCGCTGCACCGGCTACCACAACATTGTCAAAGCGATCATGGCCGCATCCGGTCAGGACGTTTCCAGCATCGCCGCCGAGTGA